One window of the Candidatus Jettenia sp. genome contains the following:
- a CDS encoding glycosyltransferase family 2 protein — protein MKYGMDVTIVIVSYNVADLLNECIISIKKETSCEYEIIVVDNNSVDNSMEILKANHPDVKRIQNVSNVGFAKANNQAFEKAQGRYIFMLNPDTVVLDRAIDKLVQFMDEHPEAGACGPKVLNYDMSLQPSCHHFPTIAMRFIEHSQLERIFPKSKIFGRHYMTYWNYDEVKEVDWIRGCSLLLRKTTLELVGTLDENYFMYTEETDICYRMNKSGWKVLFFPGAEIVHYWGKSSEVSKKEKGYSPTAIKYLFNTKYYFFKKHYGYVHFIFIKGIDFVFYLLVFIKNIFRKDAEVRRLKLSYASYVLSLILFGK, from the coding sequence TTGAAATACGGTATGGATGTTACGATTGTAATAGTAAGTTATAATGTGGCTGACTTATTAAATGAATGCATTATCTCAATAAAAAAAGAGACATCCTGCGAATACGAGATTATTGTTGTTGACAATAATTCTGTAGATAATTCCATGGAGATACTTAAGGCGAATCATCCCGACGTAAAACGAATACAGAACGTGAGCAATGTAGGTTTTGCAAAGGCAAATAATCAGGCCTTCGAAAAGGCTCAAGGCCGCTACATTTTTATGCTTAATCCCGATACCGTTGTTTTAGATAGAGCTATTGATAAGCTGGTTCAATTTATGGACGAACACCCGGAAGCAGGAGCTTGTGGGCCAAAAGTTTTAAACTATGATATGTCTCTTCAGCCTAGTTGCCATCATTTCCCGACAATTGCGATGAGGTTCATAGAGCATTCTCAACTTGAGAGGATTTTTCCAAAAAGCAAAATTTTCGGTCGCCACTATATGACTTACTGGAATTATGATGAGGTAAAAGAGGTGGACTGGATTCGGGGTTGTTCCTTGCTGCTTAGAAAGACAACCTTAGAGCTTGTAGGAACTCTTGATGAGAATTATTTTATGTATACAGAAGAAACAGATATTTGTTATCGCATGAATAAGAGTGGATGGAAAGTGCTGTTTTTCCCGGGAGCGGAGATTGTGCATTACTGGGGTAAAAGTTCCGAAGTCTCAAAGAAGGAAAAAGGATATTCTCCTACAGCGATAAAATACTTATTTAATACGAAATACTATTTTTTTAAAAAACATTACGGCTATGTTCATTTTATTTTTATAAAAGGAATTGACTTTGTATTTTATTTATTGGTCTTTATAAAAAATATATTTAGAAAGGATGCAGAGGTACGGAGATTAAAACTATCGTATGCTTCTTATGTGCTTTCTCTGATCTTATTTGGCAAGTAG
- a CDS encoding class I SAM-dependent methyltransferase — MLIILRHPDGLVHIKQSWNTDKNIISVELHNKRSFMPISTFETTYPWELIKSILHSKGPACLCNEIMRDEDPRYIQHQLKYNLLSYVSEKDFENKRILDFGCDAGASSIVLSRMLPNTEIVGVELDEKLLYTARLRAEHYQAHNIRFIPSPDGNNIPDKLGKFDYIILSAVYEHLLPHERKNLLPKLWAHLDSGGVMFINQTPNKLFPIELHTTHLPLINYLPDKLALLFARTFSKRVIFGDDWETLLRRGIRGGTISEITGFLYGDQKLLLLEPAMIGVHDSIDIWYRLTNTKRLVTFKKLLKFGMKFFKFVTGIQLTPCLSLALKKL; from the coding sequence TTGTTAATAATTCTTAGGCATCCTGATGGATTAGTCCATATTAAGCAATCATGGAATACAGACAAGAATATTATATCGGTTGAACTTCACAATAAAAGATCATTTATGCCGATAAGTACATTCGAGACCACATATCCATGGGAATTAATAAAAAGTATTTTACATAGTAAAGGACCAGCATGTTTATGTAATGAAATAATGAGAGATGAAGATCCTCGTTATATTCAACATCAATTAAAATACAATTTGCTGAGTTATGTCAGCGAGAAAGACTTTGAAAATAAGAGAATACTAGACTTTGGTTGTGATGCAGGCGCATCCTCAATAGTATTATCGCGCATGTTGCCGAATACGGAGATAGTTGGAGTAGAATTAGACGAAAAATTGCTATACACAGCCAGATTGAGGGCAGAGCATTATCAAGCTCATAATATACGTTTTATCCCTTCTCCCGACGGCAACAATATTCCTGATAAGCTGGGAAAATTTGATTACATAATTTTAAGTGCGGTATATGAACATCTTCTTCCCCATGAGAGGAAAAATTTATTACCTAAATTATGGGCACATTTAGATTCTGGAGGTGTTATGTTTATTAACCAGACACCAAACAAATTATTCCCTATAGAATTGCACACAACACATCTGCCATTGATCAATTACTTACCGGATAAGCTGGCGTTGCTTTTTGCGAGGACGTTCTCGAAAAGAGTTATCTTTGGTGATGATTGGGAAACATTATTGCGCAGAGGGATACGGGGAGGGACGATAAGTGAAATAACAGGTTTTTTATACGGAGATCAAAAACTATTACTGTTAGAACCTGCGATGATAGGGGTACATGACAGTATTGATATTTGGTATCGGCTAACAAATACCAAAAGATTAGTAACTTTCAAGAAATTGTTAAAGTTTGGTATGAAATTTTTTAAGTTTGTTACAGGCATACAATTAACACCTTGCCTGTCTTTGGCGTTAAAGAAATTATAG
- a CDS encoding heparinase II/III-family protein, giving the protein MKEAFAFPGGNRLFPNRSVSAEAKKFITRYDEELKGWYNPVYFKDWFDTDQRFVGNIILDFSILCWINNTSTNRDYLKGWCSQAMQIQQWGDNNDLQISHLLFGLSTVYDWHRDKFDKEFQNRLRIFIYDHAKYLYEFARETQDRFWGGSYWQNHSWVNYTAILASGMALSDDYAREASEWITLARNKIEMIISLLPADGSNHEGLNYSVYGNTWLVRGLTLLEVFDENIFNKSDYLKNYYKFFNALNPDNMLKTFSDIGDSPQYLWFNPCEFFLKLYNEYQLDEYRDLYLFYLDEYEYIKPGLISTVYGLIENASFENMPVPVRSYFSEDLGVFADKMTVQEELDVSFFFKSGVPGGRMGHAIANQNPTYQLNRSHEHPDQNHFVIWNKNGFLISDTGYTNLKLTVDHNSLLINDVGQLGEGDWWFKDADVKNKVFSESAGLTDRGVYSRKDVSVIRADAAEFYPPEVGLKKFNRTIVWLKPMGFIIHDSIETEEPEVLKLIFHSSFDIEKSGENECVFKDKSSICGKFISLSPQGATIDVSDHYIISHSNNVEMIGEKITIERHMQSNQEEFLTLILPQ; this is encoded by the coding sequence ATGAAAGAAGCTTTCGCTTTTCCGGGAGGAAACAGACTTTTTCCTAACAGGAGTGTATCTGCTGAAGCAAAAAAATTTATCACCCGATATGATGAAGAACTGAAAGGGTGGTACAACCCTGTTTATTTTAAAGATTGGTTTGATACCGATCAACGTTTTGTAGGAAACATAATCTTAGACTTCTCGATTCTTTGTTGGATAAACAATACCTCTACCAATCGGGATTATTTAAAAGGATGGTGTAGTCAGGCGATGCAAATCCAGCAATGGGGCGATAATAATGATCTTCAGATTTCTCATTTATTATTTGGGCTTTCCACGGTTTACGATTGGCATAGAGATAAGTTTGATAAAGAATTTCAAAATAGATTAAGAATATTTATTTATGATCATGCTAAATATCTCTATGAATTTGCAAGAGAAACTCAAGATAGGTTTTGGGGAGGATCTTATTGGCAAAATCATAGCTGGGTAAATTATACCGCTATACTTGCTTCAGGCATGGCTCTTTCAGACGATTATGCTCGTGAGGCATCGGAATGGATAACTTTAGCAAGAAATAAGATTGAGATGATAATCTCCCTCTTACCTGCCGATGGCTCTAACCATGAAGGTTTGAATTATTCCGTTTACGGGAATACGTGGTTAGTAAGAGGGCTTACTTTACTTGAAGTATTCGATGAGAATATTTTTAACAAATCTGATTATCTCAAAAATTATTATAAGTTTTTTAATGCCCTTAATCCCGATAACATGCTAAAGACTTTTTCCGATATAGGCGATTCACCTCAATATTTATGGTTCAACCCTTGCGAATTTTTCTTAAAGCTCTACAACGAATACCAATTAGATGAATACAGGGATTTGTATCTGTTTTACCTGGATGAATATGAATATATAAAACCAGGCCTTATTTCAACGGTATACGGCTTAATAGAAAACGCTTCTTTTGAAAATATGCCTGTTCCAGTACGATCATATTTTTCGGAAGATTTGGGCGTTTTTGCTGATAAAATGACTGTGCAGGAAGAATTAGATGTATCGTTTTTCTTTAAATCAGGAGTCCCGGGCGGGAGAATGGGCCATGCTATAGCAAACCAGAATCCAACCTATCAGCTAAACCGTAGTCATGAGCACCCTGATCAGAATCATTTCGTAATTTGGAATAAGAACGGATTTCTTATTTCAGATACAGGGTACACCAATCTGAAACTTACGGTAGACCACAATAGTTTACTAATCAATGATGTTGGACAATTGGGAGAAGGAGATTGGTGGTTTAAAGATGCGGATGTAAAGAATAAAGTTTTTAGCGAATCAGCGGGATTAACTGATAGAGGAGTCTATTCGAGAAAGGATGTATCCGTTATCAGAGCAGACGCTGCTGAGTTTTATCCTCCAGAAGTAGGTCTTAAGAAATTTAACAGGACTATTGTGTGGCTTAAACCAATGGGTTTTATTATTCATGATTCTATTGAAACAGAAGAACCGGAAGTTTTAAAACTAATATTTCATTCTAGTTTCGACATTGAGAAGTCCGGAGAAAATGAGTGTGTTTTTAAAGATAAATCATCAATATGTGGTAAGTTTATATCTTTATCTCCTCAAGGAGCCACCATAGATGTTTCAGACCATTATATTATTTCTCACTCGAACAACGTAGAAATGATTGGAGAAAAAATAACTATAGAAAGACATATGCAGAGTAATCAAGAAGAATTTCTAACTTTAATTTTACCACAATAA
- a CDS encoding glycosyltransferase family 4 protein: MQNILYIIPSLRLAGAEKQIISLVNGLSEKRFNIHLFTFESPLDQLGSLNKQKVKFYNYPRRYKFDFSPSKKIAEIINRENIDIVDCRLQIALLYGFLGRILAKKKIKFTTSVHTTINRNRKDELLDRLLYVQLMKYCDRVVTVCENQRKYWIRKYPFLEEKCITIHNGVDINEFKDDVSEDEKKILRASLKIEDDELLVGTVAGFRPEKGHEYILRALKLLLNSGVKIKLILIGDGERRDYLQSLAHKLGIWRNIIWLGLQKEPKKYISIFDIFLMASYRVETFSNAIIEALSMSKPVIATDVGGTSEMVKDGVNGFLVRPKNPEDISEKITYFIENPQCFRRFSQNARSCAVEGLSKERTIMKTEELLMTLA, from the coding sequence ATGCAGAATATTCTCTATATTATCCCATCCTTAAGACTTGCCGGAGCTGAGAAGCAAATCATTAGTTTAGTAAATGGTTTATCAGAAAAAAGATTCAATATCCATCTTTTTACCTTCGAAAGTCCGCTTGATCAGCTGGGTAGCCTGAACAAACAGAAAGTTAAGTTCTATAATTATCCCAGGAGGTATAAGTTTGATTTTTCTCCCTCGAAAAAGATTGCCGAAATAATTAATAGAGAAAACATAGATATTGTAGACTGCAGATTGCAGATTGCTCTTTTGTATGGATTTCTTGGAAGGATATTGGCAAAAAAGAAGATAAAATTCACAACCTCGGTACATACAACAATAAATAGAAATAGAAAAGATGAACTGTTAGATCGTCTTCTCTATGTTCAATTAATGAAATACTGTGATAGGGTTGTAACCGTTTGCGAAAATCAACGGAAATACTGGATAAGAAAATATCCCTTCCTTGAAGAAAAATGTATCACTATACATAACGGCGTAGATATTAATGAATTTAAGGATGACGTATCCGAGGATGAAAAGAAGATTTTAAGGGCTTCCTTAAAGATAGAAGATGATGAGTTGCTTGTAGGGACGGTTGCAGGCTTCAGGCCGGAAAAAGGTCACGAATATATATTGAGGGCATTAAAACTTCTTTTGAACTCAGGTGTGAAGATCAAACTCATCCTTATAGGGGATGGGGAGAGAAGAGATTACCTGCAGTCTCTTGCTCATAAACTTGGAATTTGGAGAAATATCATCTGGCTGGGTTTGCAGAAAGAACCAAAAAAATATATCAGCATCTTCGATATATTCCTTATGGCATCTTATAGGGTAGAGACATTCTCTAATGCAATTATTGAGGCACTTTCTATGTCTAAGCCTGTTATCGCAACAGATGTAGGAGGAACCTCTGAGATGGTTAAAGACGGTGTAAATGGCTTTCTTGTAAGGCCAAAAAATCCGGAAGATATTTCGGAAAAGATTACATATTTCATTGAAAATCCTCAGTGTTTTAGACGCTTCTCTCAAAACGCGAGATCATGCGCTGTAGAAGGGTTAAGCAAAGAACGGACGATAATGAAGACAGAAGAACTTCTTATGACATTAGCTTAA
- a CDS encoding methyltransferase domain-containing protein, whose translation MKKSLLDIICCPECLETFSLLHAIEKGNEVISGSLFCRKCNFQYPVLDGLPVIMKNPGMMNRTKKSFGKQWEWQNENFFETDTIYGLDEKDELHDFENIFNIKLHNLPGKFILDAGCGCGRLTKNIGKVARNSTVIGVDIGNGARIAYNKCKDIENIHILQCSLLNPPFRPTLFHYIWSEGVIHHTPDSFYTFKKLDSLLVEGGNLYLWLYPKYKFSPYRLARDLLWKPYLLPLPLLYSLSWLFAISSYGVFKVHGLLEGKEHRQKLKTIVFGFFDNLSPEFQHRHSKEEVVNWFISRKYREIKITGDLGIVGRKEK comes from the coding sequence ATGAAAAAAAGTTTATTAGATATTATATGTTGTCCCGAATGCCTTGAGACATTTAGCTTATTACATGCTATCGAGAAAGGCAATGAGGTCATTTCCGGGTCGCTTTTTTGCCGGAAATGTAATTTTCAATATCCTGTTTTAGACGGACTGCCGGTTATTATGAAAAATCCTGGTATGATGAATCGCACTAAAAAATCATTCGGGAAGCAATGGGAATGGCAAAATGAGAATTTTTTCGAAACTGATACAATTTATGGTTTAGACGAAAAGGATGAATTACACGATTTTGAGAATATATTTAACATAAAATTACATAACTTACCAGGAAAATTCATTCTGGATGCCGGCTGTGGTTGCGGCCGATTAACAAAAAATATCGGCAAAGTTGCCAGGAATTCAACTGTTATTGGTGTTGATATTGGTAATGGCGCCAGGATTGCTTACAATAAGTGCAAGGATATTGAGAACATTCATATTCTTCAGTGTAGTCTGTTAAATCCCCCCTTCCGGCCTACTTTATTTCATTATATCTGGTCTGAGGGTGTTATCCACCATACCCCGGATAGCTTTTATACTTTTAAAAAACTTGATAGCTTATTGGTAGAAGGGGGGAACCTTTACTTGTGGCTATATCCAAAATATAAGTTTAGTCCATATCGGCTTGCAAGAGATTTACTTTGGAAACCTTACCTGCTTCCTCTTCCCCTTCTTTACAGTCTATCATGGCTTTTTGCAATCTCATCGTATGGTGTTTTCAAGGTGCATGGGCTATTGGAAGGGAAAGAACATAGGCAAAAACTCAAAACTATTGTCTTTGGTTTTTTTGATAATTTGAGTCCAGAATTTCAACACCGCCATTCAAAAGAGGAGGTAGTAAATTGGTTTATTTCACGTAAATACCGTGAGATCAAAATTACTGGTGATTTAGGGATAGTTGGCAGAAAAGAAAAATAA
- a CDS encoding glycosyltransferase family 4 protein, with translation MRVLIIHPEFKNTGGVAGYYSALKDKFCVEIKHFTIGKRAEGKGIFINIFRIFKDYLLFIRELKRSKYDVVHINPSLDFKSVVRDGVFILLSKCYKIKVIVNFHGWCKSFEQKINRSALWLFLNIYGKADVFILLAMEFRNKLLDWGFKQPVYLETTAVDDELIKDVDMQTIIRTRLDNTQCKVLFLSRIVKEKGIYETVDAVNLLHRKYSNIELIVAGNGEEIQRVKDYVKANAISNVSFTGYVKGELKKKSFEGSYMYCFPTYYGEGIPISVLEAIAFGLPVITRPVGGIADFFEQDNHGFITESKDPRVIASYIEKLYLDKELYKKISLYNYHYATELFLASKVTKRLEKIYREVLQL, from the coding sequence ATGAGAGTCTTAATTATTCATCCAGAATTTAAAAATACCGGTGGAGTAGCAGGTTATTATTCAGCGCTCAAGGACAAATTTTGTGTTGAAATTAAACATTTTACTATTGGAAAAAGGGCAGAAGGGAAAGGAATTTTTATAAATATTTTTAGGATTTTTAAAGATTATCTTCTCTTCATAAGAGAGTTAAAACGTAGTAAGTACGATGTTGTACATATAAATCCCTCTTTGGATTTTAAGAGTGTTGTGCGTGATGGGGTTTTTATCTTGTTATCCAAATGTTACAAAATAAAGGTAATAGTGAATTTTCATGGTTGGTGTAAATCATTTGAACAAAAAATAAACCGGAGTGCTTTATGGTTATTCTTGAATATTTACGGGAAAGCAGATGTATTTATTCTCCTAGCTATGGAATTTAGAAACAAACTCCTTGATTGGGGATTTAAGCAACCTGTTTATTTAGAAACAACCGCAGTTGATGACGAGTTAATCAAAGATGTCGACATGCAAACAATTATAAGGACGAGGCTGGATAATACTCAATGTAAAGTTCTTTTCCTTTCACGGATTGTAAAAGAAAAAGGTATATATGAAACAGTAGATGCTGTAAATTTGCTTCATAGGAAATATTCCAATATTGAACTTATTGTTGCCGGAAACGGAGAAGAAATACAACGAGTTAAAGATTATGTGAAAGCAAACGCTATTTCAAATGTTTCTTTTACCGGATATGTTAAGGGAGAGTTGAAAAAAAAATCTTTTGAAGGATCTTATATGTATTGTTTTCCCACGTATTACGGGGAAGGAATACCCATTTCTGTTCTTGAGGCAATAGCATTTGGTTTACCTGTCATTACAAGACCAGTAGGAGGCATTGCAGATTTTTTTGAACAGGATAATCATGGTTTTATTACTGAAAGCAAAGACCCTCGTGTTATTGCAAGTTATATTGAAAAGCTATACCTGGATAAGGAATTATACAAAAAAATTTCCCTCTATAACTACCACTATGCTACAGAATTATTTTTAGCATCAAAGGTTACAAAAAGATTAGAAAAGATATACAGGGAAGTACTACAGCTTTAA
- a CDS encoding glycosyltransferase family 4 protein produces MNAKKILIISPCPLFPTVMGNQVRIKFLIEELNKRHCVDLITLEDRKNYSVHDAHYKKICRKHYPIIIPNNKDNVIGRVFYSLGRRLVYLLFGIPSQYYYSSLPQIQREIYDIISRNDYDVIQFEYWFMGKFIKKLKQKLYLTVDTHDVCHEKTEKEFQAIYGNSHKQRFIQRELSKIKELEHYYLNQCDTIISISSSDHIYFENNFPGRKILYIPIGIDLKDFLSYPTIKNNKPTVLFYGNLGTLQNIHAFFELWNKIFPRIKKEIPEAQLKVVGANPPDTIKKLASLGYVEVTGFMNCLPDTLSSCHLKILPMKIGGGFRTRLIEVMASGVPVIGTYIGVDSLAFENDVHGYISDDYNVLTHKAVELLRNDEKRQHMGIECKKFVESHYTTEKVYGKLSQYYFDLELS; encoded by the coding sequence GTGAATGCGAAAAAAATACTCATTATTTCTCCTTGTCCTCTTTTCCCCACAGTGATGGGAAATCAGGTCAGGATAAAGTTTCTTATAGAAGAGCTAAACAAACGGCATTGTGTAGACTTGATAACCCTTGAAGATAGAAAAAATTATAGTGTGCACGATGCGCACTATAAAAAAATATGCCGTAAACATTATCCCATAATAATTCCGAATAATAAAGACAATGTGATTGGCAGGGTTTTTTATAGTTTAGGGCGACGGCTTGTGTACTTGCTTTTTGGAATTCCTTCGCAATATTATTATTCTTCGTTGCCACAGATCCAGCGAGAGATATATGACATAATAAGCAGGAATGATTATGATGTTATCCAATTTGAATATTGGTTTATGGGAAAATTTATAAAGAAGTTAAAACAAAAATTATATTTAACAGTTGATACCCATGATGTATGTCATGAAAAAACAGAGAAAGAATTTCAAGCTATATATGGAAATTCTCATAAGCAAAGATTTATTCAAAGAGAACTTTCAAAGATAAAAGAATTGGAGCATTATTACCTTAATCAATGTGACACAATCATTTCAATCTCCAGTTCTGATCATATATATTTTGAAAATAATTTTCCCGGAAGAAAGATCCTGTATATACCAATAGGAATAGATTTAAAGGATTTCCTTAGTTACCCGACAATCAAAAATAATAAACCAACAGTCCTTTTTTATGGAAATTTAGGAACACTTCAGAATATACATGCTTTTTTTGAATTATGGAATAAAATCTTCCCGCGTATAAAAAAAGAAATTCCTGAGGCACAGTTGAAGGTTGTTGGGGCTAATCCTCCCGATACTATCAAAAAGCTGGCAAGTTTAGGGTATGTAGAAGTGACAGGTTTCATGAATTGTTTACCTGACACTTTATCATCATGTCACCTGAAAATATTGCCAATGAAAATCGGAGGTGGTTTCCGTACCCGCCTTATTGAAGTAATGGCTAGTGGAGTGCCAGTTATTGGTACTTATATTGGGGTGGACAGTTTAGCATTTGAAAATGACGTTCATGGGTATATTAGTGATGACTATAATGTATTAACTCATAAAGCTGTAGAATTATTAAGAAATGATGAAAAAAGACAACACATGGGTATCGAATGTAAAAAATTTGTTGAAAGTCACTATACAACGGAAAAGGTTTATGGAAAGCTTTCTCAATATTATTTTGATTTAGAATTATCGTGA
- a CDS encoding terpene cyclase/mutase family protein, with protein MIKKYKAKVLHFLIKMIGNYKSIIEKALNFIEKEKYSSFDPFDVLLSSFVDKLTQQNILARRLAIQINRKLLFNVRPLLGIPKKVHTKILSDMLSVYSLLYGNGNQKMYLEKAQGMYTWLMERKIILDESIAWGADFPYTTRFTNIGYETPNLFNTLNSANSLLDYYDISRDVSVKKNIVRIISSLYKDLGIVYPEDNIAWIRYYPKQTIPVLNVNASAASIFIRVNETIKEDIVPQTDITKILALLKSHQNPDGSWYYTSSKDGQWIDGFHSGYIIESLAYIKSVSHTYDIDEMLTKGVNFYMNNLFSFEGIPKYYHDKLYPIESQNCAQAIQTLAKLSLYLKIDTKNLLNKVISRTLYYLYNPDGYFYYKREKYFTNKQFYIRWSQTPMILALLYAQKCCNT; from the coding sequence TTGATCAAAAAATATAAAGCGAAAGTATTACATTTTTTAATAAAGATGATAGGTAACTATAAATCAATAATTGAAAAGGCGCTGAATTTTATAGAGAAAGAAAAGTATTCTTCCTTTGATCCATTTGATGTTCTCTTAAGTTCCTTCGTTGACAAATTAACACAACAAAACATTTTGGCGCGTAGATTGGCTATTCAGATAAATCGTAAACTGCTCTTTAATGTTCGCCCTCTTTTAGGAATTCCAAAGAAAGTACACACGAAAATACTGTCAGATATGCTTTCTGTTTATTCATTATTGTATGGTAATGGTAATCAAAAGATGTATCTGGAAAAAGCCCAGGGTATGTATACCTGGTTAATGGAAAGGAAAATAATCCTGGATGAAAGTATAGCATGGGGAGCAGATTTTCCGTACACAACAAGGTTTACGAATATCGGTTATGAAACGCCTAATTTATTTAATACCTTGAACTCGGCAAATTCTTTGTTGGATTACTATGATATATCACGAGACGTCTCGGTCAAAAAGAACATTGTCAGGATTATAAGTTCTCTGTATAAAGATTTAGGTATCGTGTATCCGGAAGATAACATTGCATGGATTCGGTATTATCCAAAACAAACTATTCCTGTTTTGAATGTTAATGCTTCGGCGGCAAGTATCTTTATAAGGGTCAATGAGACCATCAAAGAAGATATTGTTCCTCAAACAGATATAACAAAGATATTAGCTCTCTTGAAGTCACATCAAAATCCCGATGGTTCCTGGTATTACACTTCTTCAAAAGATGGACAATGGATTGATGGGTTCCATTCGGGCTATATCATAGAATCTCTTGCCTATATTAAATCAGTATCTCATACATATGATATTGACGAAATGCTAACAAAAGGCGTAAATTTTTATATGAACAATCTGTTTTCTTTTGAAGGGATTCCTAAATATTATCATGATAAGCTTTACCCGATAGAATCACAAAATTGTGCACAAGCTATACAAACATTGGCAAAACTTTCTTTGTACTTAAAAATAGATACGAAAAATTTATTGAACAAAGTAATCTCCCGTACTCTTTATTATTTGTATAACCCTGATGGATATTTTTATTACAAAAGGGAAAAGTATTTTACCAACAAGCAATTTTACATAAGGTGGTCTCAGACTCCCATGATTTTAGCATTATTGTATGCACAAAAATGTTGTAATACATAA